One candidate division Zixibacteria bacterium HGW-Zixibacteria-1 genomic region harbors:
- a CDS encoding UMP kinase, with amino-acid sequence MDSDPQLKYRRILLKLSGEVLAGSKPFGIDSEALESLCRRIKTIKELKVEIALVIGGGNIFRGLNASQNGMDRVSADQIGMLATVINSLALQEKFEKLGVPARALSAIPIGKFLETYSRQAAERYLGEGRLVILAAGTGNPFFSTDTAAALRAGELKADVILKATKVDGVFSDDPLKNPKAVHYPALEYLDLVKDDLKVMDLTAVTLCRENKIPIIVFDMNRPDNLKKAVLGEPVGTIIS; translated from the coding sequence ACTAAAATATCGCCGGATACTTCTGAAACTTTCCGGGGAAGTTCTTGCCGGGTCCAAACCGTTTGGTATTGATTCCGAAGCCCTGGAATCACTGTGCCGGCGGATCAAGACAATCAAAGAGTTGAAAGTCGAAATTGCCCTCGTAATTGGCGGGGGCAATATTTTTAGGGGGCTGAATGCCTCGCAAAACGGCATGGACCGGGTCAGCGCCGACCAGATAGGCATGCTGGCGACCGTTATCAACTCGCTGGCGCTCCAGGAGAAATTCGAGAAACTGGGCGTTCCGGCCCGGGCTCTGTCGGCGATTCCAATCGGGAAATTTCTTGAGACTTACAGCCGACAGGCGGCGGAAAGATATCTCGGTGAGGGCAGGCTGGTCATATTGGCGGCTGGGACCGGGAATCCTTTTTTCAGCACCGATACGGCGGCGGCTCTGCGCGCCGGAGAACTTAAGGCCGACGTTATTCTGAAAGCGACCAAGGTTGACGGCGTTTTTTCGGACGACCCGCTCAAGAATCCCAAAGCGGTCCATTATCCCGCGCTGGAATATCTTGATCTGGTAAAGGACGATCTCAAAGTGATGGATCTGACGGCGGTAACATTGTGTCGGGAGAATAAAATCCCGATAATTGTATTTGATATGAACCGACCCGATAATTTGAAAAAGGCGGTTCTCGGTGAACCGGTCGGGACAATCATATCCTGA
- a CDS encoding ribosome recycling factor: MEKIIAESEEKMAKSFHAVKKDFASVRTGKANASLLDGIRVDYHGTIMPLNQLASVSAPEPRLIVVQAWDKSIVGEISKAIQKADLGLNPMVEGNIIRLPVPTLNEERRKELVKHCRKLAEEGKIALRNVRREANDNVKKAEKSKEISEDQQKKGLDKVQELTGKYNEKIDDLMAAKEKEIMEV; this comes from the coding sequence ATCGAGAAAATCATTGCCGAATCCGAAGAAAAAATGGCCAAGAGTTTCCATGCGGTGAAAAAGGATTTCGCCTCGGTGCGGACCGGAAAGGCTAATGCTTCATTGCTTGACGGAATCCGGGTCGATTATCACGGCACCATCATGCCCCTCAACCAACTGGCCTCGGTATCCGCTCCCGAGCCGCGGCTGATCGTGGTTCAGGCCTGGGATAAGAGTATTGTCGGGGAAATTTCAAAGGCGATCCAGAAGGCCGACCTGGGGCTGAATCCGATGGTGGAAGGAAACATAATCCGTCTGCCGGTACCGACGCTGAACGAAGAGCGCCGCAAGGAACTGGTCAAACATTGCCGTAAGCTGGCCGAGGAGGGGAAGATAGCCCTTCGCAATGTCCGTCGTGAGGCCAACGACAATGTCAAGAAGGCCGAAAAAAGCAAGGAAATCTCCGAAGATCAGCAAAAGAAGGGTCTGGATAAGGTCCAGGAACTGACCGGCAAATACAATGAAAAAATCGATGATTTGATGGCGGCCAAGGAAAAGGAAATCATGGAAGTTTAG
- a CDS encoding GTPase, with protein sequence MKKKIIIMGAAGRDFHNFNVLYRDNKDVEVVAFTATQIPDIEGRVYPKALAGANYPKGIPIFPEEDLLNLIAKHNIDEVVFSYSDVPYEYVMDKASYVMSCGARFALEGGAPTMIKSSKPVVSVCAIRTGCGKSQTTRRVAEILLKMGLKVVAIRHPMPYGDLAKQACQRFATLADLKKHKCTIEEMEEYEPHINRGIVVYAGVDYEMIIREAEKEADVILWDGGNNDMSFYKSDLYITVVDPHRPGHEINYYPGQNNFLMADVIVINKIDTASIEGITEVRQNIGYYNPEAVVIDGASPLGVENPDVIRGKKVLVVEDGPTTTHGEMAYGAGMMAAAKFGAAETVDPRPYTVGTITETFNKYPEIGSLLPAMGYSGKQIADLQKTIEKTKCDSVIIATPIDLRRVIDIKKPSTRVYYDLQEIGKPDLQDVLEEFVKRHKITKGKGKK encoded by the coding sequence ATGAAGAAGAAAATCATCATCATGGGTGCCGCGGGCAGGGATTTTCATAACTTTAACGTTCTTTATCGCGACAATAAGGATGTCGAGGTGGTTGCTTTCACCGCGACGCAGATTCCCGATATAGAAGGGCGCGTTTATCCGAAGGCTCTGGCCGGAGCGAATTATCCCAAGGGTATTCCTATTTTTCCGGAAGAAGATTTGCTCAATCTGATCGCCAAACATAATATCGATGAAGTCGTTTTTTCCTATTCCGACGTTCCCTATGAATATGTCATGGACAAGGCTTCTTATGTCATGTCCTGCGGGGCAAGATTCGCTCTCGAGGGCGGCGCTCCGACCATGATAAAATCATCCAAGCCGGTGGTTTCGGTGTGCGCCATCCGGACCGGCTGCGGCAAGTCGCAGACGACGCGCCGCGTGGCTGAAATCCTTCTGAAGATGGGTTTGAAGGTGGTTGCTATCAGGCATCCCATGCCGTACGGTGACCTGGCCAAGCAGGCCTGCCAGAGGTTTGCCACCCTGGCCGATTTGAAAAAACACAAATGCACCATCGAAGAGATGGAAGAATACGAACCGCATATCAACCGTGGTATCGTCGTTTATGCCGGTGTCGATTATGAGATGATTATTCGTGAAGCCGAGAAGGAAGCGGACGTGATTCTCTGGGACGGCGGCAACAATGATATGTCGTTCTATAAATCGGATCTGTATATCACGGTGGTCGACCCGCACCGCCCCGGGCACGAGATCAATTATTATCCCGGACAGAACAATTTCCTGATGGCCGATGTCATCGTCATCAACAAGATCGATACAGCATCGATCGAGGGCATCACCGAGGTCCGGCAGAATATCGGCTATTATAACCCCGAAGCGGTGGTTATCGATGGGGCCTCGCCGCTCGGCGTCGAAAATCCCGATGTCATCCGGGGCAAGAAGGTCCTGGTCGTCGAGGACGGCCCGACCACGACACATGGCGAGATGGCTTACGGCGCCGGGATGATGGCGGCGGCCAAGTTCGGCGCAGCCGAAACGGTCGATCCGCGGCCGTACACGGTCGGAACGATTACCGAGACATTCAATAAATATCCTGAAATCGGATCGCTTCTTCCGGCCATGGGTTACTCCGGAAAGCAGATTGCGGACCTGCAGAAGACGATCGAGAAGACCAAGTGTGACTCGGTCATCATTGCGACACCGATCGATCTCAGACGGGTGATCGACATCAAGAAGCCCTCGACCAGGGTTTACTATGATCTGCAGGAAATCGGCAAGCCGGATCTTCAGGACGTGCTGGAAGAGTTTGTCAAACGGCACAAGATCACCAAAGGAAAAGGCAAGAAGTAA
- the arcC gene encoding carbamate kinase → MTVLNGKTAVIALGGNAITEPGREDTIANQFANTRKSLDGVVELIKAGYKLVISHGNGPQVGNAILRVEIARGKAPILPLGICVADTEGGMGYMIEQSLQNRLKAEGVNRKVVTIISQVLVDFNDPQTHNPTKFIGQFYTEEEAKRFAVERDWVVKKDANRGWRRVVPSPQPLSVVESDTIKMLVENGTIVIAVGGGGIPVYIDEKGNLEGFDAVIDKDLASAVLGKDISSEILIILTSINKVALNFGEKNQKWLDSLTVSEVEEYMKQGHFPSGSMGPKLRAAVQFIRGGGKQVIITSIENAGRALDGAVGTRILPD, encoded by the coding sequence ATGACGGTGTTAAACGGAAAGACTGCGGTCATCGCGCTCGGTGGTAATGCTATCACCGAGCCGGGCCGCGAAGATACGATCGCCAATCAGTTTGCCAATACGCGAAAATCTCTCGATGGTGTGGTGGAACTGATCAAGGCGGGGTACAAGCTGGTAATCAGTCATGGCAACGGCCCTCAGGTCGGCAACGCCATCCTGCGGGTGGAAATCGCCCGCGGCAAAGCGCCGATTCTGCCGCTCGGAATCTGTGTCGCCGATACTGAAGGCGGGATGGGTTATATGATCGAGCAGTCGCTTCAGAACCGGCTCAAGGCCGAGGGTGTCAATCGCAAGGTTGTCACGATTATTTCGCAGGTGCTGGTGGATTTCAATGATCCGCAAACTCATAATCCGACCAAGTTCATCGGGCAGTTTTATACCGAGGAGGAGGCCAAAAGGTTTGCGGTGGAGCGGGACTGGGTGGTTAAGAAGGATGCCAACCGCGGCTGGCGCCGCGTGGTTCCTTCGCCGCAGCCCCTGTCCGTGGTCGAATCGGATACTATCAAGATGCTGGTGGAGAACGGAACAATAGTTATCGCCGTCGGTGGCGGGGGCATTCCGGTCTACATCGATGAGAAGGGCAACCTGGAAGGGTTCGATGCCGTTATCGACAAGGACCTGGCTTCGGCTGTTCTGGGCAAGGATATCTCATCGGAAATCCTGATAATACTGACCTCGATCAACAAGGTGGCGCTTAATTTCGGCGAGAAGAACCAGAAGTGGCTGGATTCGTTGACGGTTTCCGAGGTGGAGGAATACATGAAACAAGGTCATTTTCCATCCGGGTCGATGGGGCCGAAGTTGCGCGCGGCGGTTCAGTTTATACGTGGCGGGGGCAAACAGGTTATCATAACCTCAATCGAAAATGCCGGACGGGCGCTTGACGGCGCCGTCGGGACGAGGATACTGCCGGACTAA
- a CDS encoding aldehyde dehydrogenase, whose protein sequence is MADVKEYKNYIGGEWVKSKSGKTFENFNPVNKDEVVGIFQKSTPEDVNNAVAAAKEAFKKWRLVPAPKRAEILYRVASRVTKEKERLSQEMTREMGKVLKETRGDVQEAIDLGFYMAGEGRRQWGVTTPSEMPNKFQMCVRQPKGVVGLITPWNFPMAIPSWKMMPALVLGNTVVIKPATDTPLSVYNYVKILEEEGLPAGVVNMVTGSGGSVGSPLMNHKDVAVISFTGSTEVGRKVSEACAKDFRGCHLEMGGKNCIMVMDDANVDLAVDGAVWGAFGTTGQRCTASSRLIVHKKVIKEFTQKLVARVKALKVGNGLDESVEMGPAVNESQMKSVLEYMEIGKKEGAKLLCGGGRLTGGAYDKGWFTMPTVFGDVTSDMRIFQEEIFGSVTSITEFGSLEEGIALCNNTAYGLSGSIYTQDVNKAFVAMRDIYTGIFYVNAPTIGAEVHLPFGGVKETGNGHREAGVAGLDVFSEWKSIYIDFSGTIQRAQIDNN, encoded by the coding sequence ATGGCGGATGTCAAGGAATATAAAAATTATATTGGCGGAGAATGGGTAAAATCAAAGTCGGGAAAGACTTTTGAGAATTTCAACCCCGTCAATAAGGACGAAGTTGTCGGCATTTTCCAGAAGTCCACTCCCGAGGATGTTAACAATGCGGTAGCGGCCGCAAAAGAAGCCTTCAAAAAATGGCGCCTGGTGCCGGCTCCCAAGCGGGCCGAGATCTTATATCGTGTTGCGTCACGTGTGACGAAGGAAAAAGAAAGATTGTCGCAGGAAATGACCCGCGAGATGGGCAAGGTGCTCAAGGAAACGCGCGGCGATGTTCAGGAAGCGATCGACCTCGGTTTCTACATGGCGGGTGAAGGGCGGCGGCAGTGGGGCGTGACGACTCCGTCCGAAATGCCCAATAAATTTCAGATGTGTGTTCGTCAGCCGAAAGGTGTTGTCGGTCTTATCACGCCATGGAATTTCCCGATGGCGATTCCCTCGTGGAAAATGATGCCGGCGCTGGTCCTGGGCAACACGGTCGTTATCAAACCGGCGACGGATACGCCGCTATCGGTATATAACTATGTGAAGATTCTCGAAGAGGAAGGCCTTCCCGCCGGGGTGGTCAACATGGTGACCGGTTCGGGCGGTTCGGTCGGTTCGCCGCTGATGAATCACAAGGATGTCGCGGTGATAAGTTTCACCGGTTCGACCGAAGTCGGCCGCAAGGTATCCGAAGCCTGCGCCAAGGATTTCCGCGGCTGCCATCTGGAAATGGGCGGCAAGAATTGCATCATGGTGATGGATGATGCCAATGTCGATCTGGCGGTTGACGGTGCGGTCTGGGGCGCTTTCGGGACCACCGGTCAGCGCTGCACGGCCTCTTCACGGTTGATTGTCCATAAGAAAGTCATAAAGGAATTTACGCAGAAACTGGTGGCGCGGGTCAAGGCGCTGAAGGTTGGCAACGGCCTTGATGAGTCGGTCGAAATGGGGCCGGCGGTCAACGAGAGCCAGATGAAATCGGTTTTGGAATACATGGAAATCGGCAAGAAGGAAGGCGCCAAACTTTTGTGCGGCGGCGGTCGTTTAACGGGCGGCGCTTATGACAAGGGGTGGTTTACGATGCCGACGGTTTTCGGCGATGTCACTTCCGACATGAGAATATTCCAGGAGGAAATTTTCGGATCGGTGACATCCATCACCGAGTTCGGCTCGCTCGAAGAGGGCATTGCCCTGTGCAACAATACCGCCTATGGATTGTCCGGTTCGATTTACACGCAGGACGTGAACAAGGCCTTCGTGGCGATGCGTGATATCTATACCGGCATATTTTATGTCAACGCTCCGACCATCGGCGCCGAGGTGCATCTGCCGTTCGGCGGTGTCAAGGAAACCGGCAACGGACATCGTGAAGCCGGCGTCGCCGGTCTGGATGTTTTCTCGGAATGGAAGTCGATCTATATCGACTTTTCGGGAACGATACAGAGAGCGCAAATAGATAATAACTGA